From Chromatiales bacterium 21-64-14:
TTGCCAAGGTCTGCACTGACTTCGAAGCGGAGCTAATCGAGTTCGACGGCGAAGACGACCATGTTCACCTGCTGGTGTCCTATCGGCCGAAGGTGGCGGTGGCAAAGCTGGTGAACAGCCTCAAGGGCGTTTCCAGTCGGCTGCTGCGCAAACAGCGCCCGGAACTGGTTCGGCGTTACTGGAAGGGTGTGCTGTGGTCCCCCTCCTACTTTGCCGGGTCCTGCGGTGGGGCGCCCATCGAGATCGTCCGGCAGTACATCGAGCAGCAGCAGACACCCCATTAACCGGCGGGACCGGTCCCCGTCAAGCGCGCAGCGTCGCGGATTCGAGCGCGGTCTTGAGCAGTCCGAGTTGGGCCGGCAGGCACTTGGAATCAAGATCGTAGTTCTCGACCACCGTGCGGCGTGCATGCTCGCGCAGTTGGGTGTAGGTGGCGGGATCCTTTAGGGCGGAGACGATCTTGCCGGCGATCGCCTCGGGCGAGAAGAAGTCCACAAGCAGGCCGTTACGATTCTCCTCGATCACCTCCATGACTGGCGGCGTGCGCGAGCCGATGACCAGGCAGCCGCACGCCATCGCTTCCAGCATCGACCAGGACAGCACGAACGGGAACGTAAGATACACGTGTGCGCTTGAAACCTGCAGTGCCGTCAGCAGGGTTGGATACGGGACTTTCCCCAGGAAATGTACCCGCTCGCGATCGAGCGTATCCCCGAGCTCCGCAAGCATCTGCTGCTTGTAGGTTTGTCCGTTTGGAGGTTGCGGCCCATAGCTCGTCTCGTCGCCGCCGATGATTACCGCCTGGGCG
This genomic window contains:
- a CDS encoding IS200/IS605 family transposase, with product MPEKTEIRHGRHCVFNLHVHLVFVTKYRRHVFTKAILADMQSIFAKVCTDFEAELIEFDGEDDHVHLLVSYRPKVAVAKLVNSLKGVSSRLLRKQRPELVRRYWKGVLWSPSYFAGSCGGAPIEIVRQYIEQQQTPH